From the genome of Ziziphus jujuba cultivar Dongzao chromosome 6, ASM3175591v1, one region includes:
- the LOC107403795 gene encoding uncharacterized protein LOC107403795 produces MGNCLFGGGLGEGDDGVIKVVTSNGGIMELLSPITAGSITSEFPGHGIFRSHDLFWKPLSQHEDLLAGQSYYLLPLHTPTAGGPHDHDDDDDQIEILGGQIVKQGHVRSNSIPTASLAAPYRMSLDYHYQGMLLRRSYTEPFSTSRPHNMNPFPFWKVKLVISPEQLLEILSQEGPTQELIESVRTVAKCGSSAALSAVAFSDHWSLSSSSCRNTSSKTDCLLDI; encoded by the coding sequence ATGGAGTAATAAAAGTGGTAACATCCAACGGTGGCATAATGGAGTTGTTGTCTCCCATAACAGCAGGAAGCATAACCAGTGAGTTTCCAGGGCATGGCATTTTCCGAAGCCATGACCTCTTCTGGAAGCCTCTGTCCCAGCACGAAGACCTTTTGGCTGGACAATCATACTACCTGCTCCCACTCCACACCCCTACTGCTGGAGGTCCTCATGAtcatgacgatgatgatgaccAAATAGAAATATTAGGTGGCCAAATCGTGAAGCAAGGCCATGTTAGATCCAACAGCATTCCAACTGCTTCGCTGGCTGCTCCCTACAGGATGTCACTGGACTACCACTATCAGGGGATGCTGCTGAGGAGGTCCTACACCGAGCCCTTTTCCACTTCCAGGCCTCATAATATGAATCCATTCCCGTTTTGGAAGGTGAAGTTGGTCATCAGCCCCGAACAGCTCTTGGAGATTTTGTCGCAGGAGGGCCCAACCCAGGAATTGATTGAGAGCGTCAGGACGGTCGCCAAATGCGGAAGTAGTGCAGCACTGTCTGCTGTTGCTTTTTCTGATCACTGGAGCCTCTCTAGTAGTAGCTGCAGGAATACTTCTTCTAAAACTGATTGCTTGCTTGACATATAA